The Solidesulfovibrio fructosivorans JJ] genome includes a window with the following:
- a CDS encoding cation:proton antiporter, which produces MHTTHTMIAVSGILLLGMACQWLAWRVKLPAIIFLLACGMLVGPIGHWLHPDELFGELLFPFVSLAVAVILFEGSITLRFNRIPGVGGVIRNLVTIGVAVTWVVTTVATHWLLDYPWDLSALFGAIMVVTGPTVIAPMLRAVRPRESVAAILHWEGILVDPIGAVLALLVYKFIEVHGVENGFIATAIVMLKVVAIGLGIGVAAGWLFGTVLRKYWIPKYLHNVVTLALVCGVFTASNALQAESGLLTVTVMGIFLANMRLVELEDILEFKESLTLLLVSTLFIVLAARMNLSGFLALGWQALGVFLAVQFIARPVSVQLSILGSKLSMGERHLLAWIAPRGIVAAAISALFALKLEQNTGNDLASSLVPLSFCIILGTILLQSFTAGPIARWLGVAEPEPKGFLIVGATPFGLALAGELQKNGVFVQIADQDWSAVRAAVMRGLQAYWGSPVSEDADINLNLTGIGYLLAITPQSERNALVAHYYRTDFEPDKIFTIRNVQTNNVKSLEKTRFKYAGHYLFPDTVSLENLEELLRQGAKITTTPLTPEFSYEQFQTQADMKRLPFFAIDPNGYTHALGVKPEPTPKAGWKIMAVTAG; this is translated from the coding sequence ATGCACACGACCCACACGATGATCGCGGTCTCGGGCATCCTGCTGCTGGGCATGGCCTGCCAATGGCTGGCATGGCGGGTCAAGCTGCCCGCCATCATCTTTCTTCTGGCCTGCGGCATGCTGGTCGGCCCCATCGGGCACTGGCTGCATCCCGACGAACTCTTCGGCGAACTGCTCTTCCCGTTCGTGTCCCTGGCCGTGGCCGTCATCCTGTTCGAAGGCAGCATCACGCTACGATTCAACCGGATCCCGGGGGTCGGCGGGGTCATCCGCAACCTCGTCACCATAGGCGTCGCCGTCACCTGGGTCGTGACCACCGTCGCCACCCATTGGCTGCTCGATTATCCCTGGGACCTCTCCGCCCTGTTCGGGGCCATCATGGTGGTCACCGGACCCACGGTCATCGCGCCCATGCTGCGCGCCGTGCGCCCCAGGGAGAGCGTGGCCGCCATCCTGCATTGGGAAGGCATCCTGGTCGATCCCATCGGGGCCGTGCTGGCCCTGCTCGTTTACAAGTTCATCGAAGTGCACGGCGTGGAAAACGGCTTCATCGCCACCGCCATCGTCATGCTGAAGGTGGTGGCCATCGGGCTTGGGATCGGCGTCGCGGCCGGCTGGCTTTTCGGCACCGTGCTGCGAAAGTACTGGATTCCGAAGTACCTGCACAATGTGGTCACCCTGGCCCTGGTATGCGGCGTTTTCACCGCCTCCAACGCCCTGCAGGCGGAATCCGGGCTCTTGACCGTCACGGTCATGGGCATCTTCCTGGCCAACATGCGCCTGGTGGAACTCGAGGACATCCTGGAATTCAAGGAAAGTCTCACGCTGCTGCTCGTGTCCACGCTTTTCATCGTGCTGGCGGCCCGCATGAACCTAAGCGGCTTCCTGGCCCTGGGCTGGCAGGCCCTGGGCGTCTTTCTGGCCGTCCAGTTCATCGCCCGGCCCGTCAGCGTGCAGCTTTCCATCCTGGGCTCGAAGCTCAGCATGGGCGAACGGCACCTGCTCGCCTGGATCGCCCCGCGCGGCATCGTCGCCGCCGCCATCTCGGCCCTGTTCGCCCTCAAGCTCGAACAAAACACCGGCAACGATCTGGCCTCCAGCCTGGTGCCGCTGTCGTTTTGCATCATCCTCGGCACCATCCTGCTGCAAAGCTTCACCGCCGGCCCCATTGCCAGATGGCTCGGGGTGGCCGAGCCGGAACCCAAGGGATTTCTCATCGTCGGAGCCACGCCCTTCGGTCTGGCCCTGGCCGGGGAGCTGCAAAAAAACGGCGTCTTCGTCCAGATCGCCGACCAGGACTGGTCGGCCGTACGCGCGGCGGTCATGCGCGGCCTGCAAGCCTACTGGGGCAGCCCGGTTTCCGAGGACGCGGACATCAACCTGAACCTCACCGGCATCGGCTACCTGCTGGCCATCACACCCCAAAGCGAACGCAACGCCTTGGTCGCCCACTACTATCGCACGGATTTCGAGCCGGACAAGATCTTCACTATTCGCAACGTCCAAACCAACAACGTGAAATCCCTCGAAAAGACCCGCTTCAAATATGCCGGGCACTACCTCTTCCCGGATACCGTCTCCCTGGAGAACCTGGAAGAGCTCCTGCGCCAGGGCGCGAAGATCACCACCACGCCGCTGACCCCGGAATTTTCCTACGAACAGTTCCAGACCCAGGCGGATATGAAACGACTGCCCTTCTTCGCCATCGACCCAAACGGCTACACCCACGCCCTGGGCGTCAAACCGGAACCCACCCCCAAAGCGGGCTGGAAAATCATGGCCGTCACCGCGGGGTAA
- a CDS encoding cache domain-containing protein, with protein sequence MNKELVKKHEQSLLRAMTGVEQCQGVLSRLDRQWTRATLTGKINCSRIAQTLIDFIISTQDNFTALQKNLVDILVLENTQKVILEIAAVAQVAIDILKRNLFERTADVGFLATDDDIVRFLSCGNDETTALARVEDDTALVPLGDETSGFADSRAVDRIEERLREYRDKYTVYNEIIILDTDGRVRAHLDRDNAVKRSDDPLIAETLAAPSYVETYRQSDLLPGRGEALLYSQAIKDPVTGAPLGVLCLVFDFAGEMAGIFENLKNFSADTVILILDERGRAIASSDPVKAPVGRTYPSSLRDDFAMTQLGGEAYLSKTLGTKGYQGFFGLPWNGQVLKRVATAFQNGTNGHSLDEAAIRRNAIFSGRLIQVEEASENVLSDLQLVVQNGEIMAAKKSIQADASERVEAQALPHVLNEVKKIGDQVQHVFQTSTGGLLKLVTSSRLHDVQFLAALAIDIMDRNLYERANDCRWWALTSDFRRMLEKPSLPEADQDRMRGILAYINSLYTVYTNLFVYDRDGKILACSNPDEQRQEGRVLNEPYVAETLAISDSQMYRVSAFEASDMYEEGGVARHTYIYNAPITSLAREGTVLGGIGIVFDSTPQFLSMLNDTLPRDGMGNILEGSEGMFVETSGKVVASTNPDIAPGDDIDLAGMFCQLSSGQFSSRLLSEGDKLYAVGCAHSAGYREYKRDGAYVNDLLAIVKVRI encoded by the coding sequence ATGAACAAGGAACTCGTCAAAAAGCACGAACAGTCTTTGCTGCGGGCCATGACCGGGGTCGAGCAGTGCCAGGGGGTGCTCAGCCGCCTGGACAGGCAGTGGACCCGGGCCACGCTTACCGGTAAGATCAATTGCAGCCGCATCGCCCAGACGCTGATCGACTTCATCATCAGCACCCAGGACAATTTCACCGCACTGCAAAAAAATCTCGTCGATATCCTTGTCCTGGAAAACACCCAGAAGGTGATCCTCGAGATTGCGGCCGTGGCCCAGGTGGCCATCGACATTCTCAAGCGCAACCTGTTCGAACGCACGGCGGACGTCGGCTTTCTGGCCACCGACGACGACATCGTGCGGTTTCTCTCGTGCGGGAACGACGAGACTACGGCCCTGGCGCGCGTCGAAGACGACACGGCCCTGGTGCCCCTTGGCGACGAGACGTCCGGCTTTGCGGACTCGCGGGCCGTGGACCGCATCGAGGAGCGCCTGCGCGAGTACCGCGACAAGTACACCGTTTACAACGAGATCATCATTCTCGACACGGACGGCCGCGTGCGGGCGCATCTCGACCGCGACAATGCCGTAAAGCGCAGCGACGATCCGCTGATCGCCGAGACCCTGGCCGCCCCGTCCTATGTCGAGACCTACCGGCAAAGCGACCTGCTCCCCGGGCGCGGGGAGGCGCTGCTTTATTCGCAAGCCATCAAGGACCCCGTCACCGGCGCGCCGCTTGGCGTGCTGTGCCTTGTTTTCGACTTCGCCGGCGAGATGGCGGGCATTTTCGAGAACCTGAAGAATTTTTCCGCCGATACCGTCATCCTGATCCTCGACGAGCGGGGCAGGGCCATCGCATCGAGCGATCCGGTCAAGGCCCCGGTCGGCCGGACCTATCCCAGTTCCCTTCGCGACGACTTCGCCATGACCCAGCTCGGCGGCGAGGCCTACCTGTCCAAGACCCTGGGCACCAAGGGCTACCAGGGCTTTTTCGGGCTGCCCTGGAACGGGCAGGTGCTCAAGCGCGTGGCCACGGCCTTTCAAAACGGCACCAACGGCCACAGCCTGGACGAGGCCGCCATCCGGCGTAACGCCATTTTTTCCGGACGCCTCATCCAGGTCGAGGAGGCCTCCGAGAACGTGCTGTCGGACCTGCAACTGGTGGTGCAAAACGGCGAGATCATGGCCGCCAAGAAGTCCATCCAGGCCGACGCCTCGGAGCGGGTCGAGGCCCAGGCCCTGCCCCACGTCTTAAACGAGGTCAAAAAGATCGGCGACCAGGTGCAGCACGTGTTCCAGACCTCCACCGGCGGGCTGCTGAAGCTCGTGACCTCCTCGCGCCTGCACGACGTGCAGTTTCTGGCCGCCCTGGCCATCGACATCATGGACCGCAACCTCTACGAGCGGGCCAATGACTGCCGCTGGTGGGCGCTGACCTCGGACTTTCGGCGCATGCTGGAAAAGCCCTCCCTGCCCGAAGCCGACCAGGACCGCATGCGCGGAATCCTGGCCTACATCAACAGCCTCTACACGGTGTACACCAACCTCTTCGTCTACGACCGCGACGGGAAAATCCTGGCCTGCTCCAATCCCGACGAGCAACGCCAGGAGGGCCGGGTGTTAAACGAGCCCTACGTGGCCGAGACCCTGGCCATCAGCGATTCCCAGATGTATCGCGTTTCGGCCTTCGAGGCCTCGGACATGTACGAGGAGGGCGGCGTCGCGCGCCATACCTACATCTATAACGCCCCCATCACCTCCCTGGCCCGCGAGGGAACGGTGCTCGGCGGCATCGGCATCGTCTTCGATTCCACGCCCCAGTTCCTCTCCATGTTAAACGACACCCTGCCGCGCGACGGCATGGGCAACATTCTCGAAGGTTCGGAAGGGATGTTCGTGGAAACGAGCGGCAAGGTCGTCGCTTCCACCAACCCGGACATCGCGCCCGGAGACGACATCGACCTGGCCGGCATGTTCTGCCAGCTCTCAAGCGGCCAATTCAGCTCGCGCCTGCTGTCCGAGGGCGACAAGCTCTACGCCGTGGGCTGCGCGCACTCCGCCGGCTACCGCGAGTACAAACGTGACGGCGCTTACGTCAACGACCTGCTCGCTATCGTCAAAGTGCGTATTTAA
- a CDS encoding methyl-accepting chemotaxis protein — translation MKSIKFKIMLGLVLVISIPVALVFAFLYHDIYQRTIDGQTDAIRREIRQLDNAMTIFMDQAKYNVTLLGTSPLMEKVDGNLTSYVDTREKTMKVVPRGDDATGQAITTLFKRMQETHPAYVEVYFGSEQGGFVSSVEGGLPVGYDPRKRPWYQDALATPDKPAISKAYMSTTGEAVVGVAQVVSRAGKNIGAVGLDISLKVLTDIVKAIKIGQTGYVVFVQGDGVVISNPRNPEQNFKKISELGIPGLQKAFSLERGDTVVTMGGTRYLALCHTAPKLGWKFVTFVAYDEVVGPIQSLMWWSGLAIAVILIFICGVISVFLGKEIFKPLTRIIGQLRAIGAGRYDARLTVRRKDEIGQVYDALNQTTATLEANLGEIEAKRTEAERTAREAEEARQQAEEARRLAEEAKVEGMLHAATQLKDVVGIVSTASTELSAQIEEASRGSEHQAGRINEAATAMEEMSASVIEIAKNAGNTATLAEKTKSAAAEGKTQMEQVKTDVDGIHQGFRQVYDSVSDLSSKADGIGSIAQTIEDIADQTNLLALNAAIEAARAGEAGRGFAVVADEVRKLAEKTMTATKEVGQAVSGIQTGVSGTLTGMDRTKQIIEQSLGQTAQASSGLGTILGLVVESSDQVRGIATAAEQQSTATEDINRNIEEINVISTETADAMREAAKAVSDLAEQAVVLQDLIRSLEDQSGRKNQAALPR, via the coding sequence ATGAAATCCATCAAATTTAAAATCATGCTCGGCTTGGTGCTTGTCATCTCCATTCCCGTGGCGCTGGTTTTCGCGTTCCTTTACCACGACATCTATCAAAGGACCATCGACGGGCAGACCGATGCCATCCGTCGGGAGATACGCCAGCTCGACAACGCCATGACCATTTTCATGGATCAGGCCAAATACAATGTGACCCTGCTCGGCACCTCCCCCCTGATGGAGAAGGTGGACGGCAATCTGACCTCCTACGTCGACACCCGGGAAAAGACCATGAAAGTGGTTCCTCGCGGCGACGACGCCACGGGCCAGGCCATCACGACGCTTTTCAAACGCATGCAGGAAACGCATCCCGCCTATGTGGAGGTGTATTTCGGCTCGGAGCAGGGCGGCTTCGTCTCCAGCGTCGAGGGGGGGCTGCCGGTGGGCTATGATCCGCGCAAACGGCCCTGGTACCAGGATGCCCTGGCCACCCCGGACAAGCCGGCCATCTCCAAGGCCTACATGTCCACCACCGGCGAGGCCGTGGTCGGCGTGGCCCAGGTCGTCTCCCGGGCCGGCAAAAACATCGGCGCGGTAGGCCTGGACATCTCGCTCAAGGTGCTCACGGACATCGTCAAGGCCATCAAGATCGGCCAGACCGGTTATGTGGTCTTTGTCCAGGGCGACGGCGTGGTGATCTCCAACCCCCGCAATCCCGAGCAGAATTTCAAGAAGATCAGCGAGCTGGGCATTCCCGGCCTGCAAAAGGCCTTCTCGCTCGAACGCGGCGACACGGTGGTCACCATGGGGGGCACGCGCTACCTCGCCCTGTGCCACACCGCGCCGAAACTCGGCTGGAAATTCGTGACCTTTGTCGCCTACGACGAGGTGGTCGGCCCCATCCAGAGCCTCATGTGGTGGTCGGGGTTGGCCATCGCCGTCATCCTGATATTTATCTGCGGGGTCATATCGGTTTTCCTGGGCAAGGAGATTTTCAAGCCCCTCACGCGCATTATCGGCCAGTTGCGGGCCATCGGCGCGGGCCGCTACGACGCCCGCCTGACCGTGCGCCGCAAGGACGAGATCGGCCAGGTCTACGATGCCCTCAACCAGACCACGGCCACCCTCGAAGCCAACCTTGGCGAAATCGAGGCCAAGCGGACCGAGGCCGAACGCACGGCCCGGGAAGCCGAGGAGGCGCGGCAACAGGCCGAGGAGGCGAGACGGCTCGCCGAGGAAGCCAAGGTCGAGGGAATGCTCCACGCGGCGACGCAACTCAAGGACGTCGTCGGCATCGTGTCCACCGCCTCCACGGAGCTGTCGGCCCAGATCGAGGAAGCCAGCCGGGGCAGCGAGCATCAGGCTGGCCGCATCAACGAGGCGGCCACGGCCATGGAGGAGATGTCCGCCTCGGTCATCGAGATCGCCAAGAATGCCGGCAACACGGCCACTCTTGCCGAAAAGACCAAAAGCGCCGCCGCCGAGGGCAAGACCCAGATGGAGCAGGTCAAAACCGACGTGGACGGCATCCACCAAGGCTTCCGGCAAGTCTACGACTCGGTTTCCGACCTGAGCAGCAAGGCCGACGGCATCGGCTCCATCGCCCAGACCATCGAGGACATCGCCGACCAGACGAACCTGCTCGCCTTGAACGCGGCCATCGAAGCCGCCAGGGCCGGCGAGGCGGGACGCGGCTTCGCCGTGGTGGCCGACGAGGTGCGGAAGCTGGCCGAAAAGACCATGACCGCCACCAAGGAAGTCGGCCAAGCCGTGAGCGGCATTCAGACCGGCGTCAGCGGCACGCTGACCGGCATGGACCGCACCAAGCAGATCATCGAACAGTCCCTGGGCCAGACCGCGCAGGCCTCCTCGGGATTGGGGACGATTCTCGGTCTCGTGGTCGAATCCTCCGACCAGGTGCGGGGCATCGCCACGGCGGCCGAACAGCAGTCCACCGCCACCGAGGACATCAACAGGAATATCGAGGAGATCAACGTCATCTCCACCGAAACGGCCGACGCCATGCGCGAGGCGGCCAAAGCCGTCTCGGACCTCGCCGAGCAGGCGGTGGTTCTCCAGGACCTCATCCGTTCCCTGGAAGACCAAAGCGGCCGGAAAAACCAGGCCGCCCTGCCGCGCTAG